The sequence GACTATTACCACAATAGTTCCAAAAGGCAATGCAGCAGTTGCACTGTAAACAATGGCTACAGTGTTAAGGAAGCAGAATGTGAGGAATAAAGGTCCGCAGAAAAGGCATCCTGTCAGCAAAAGATTCCTCACCTATCAATGCAGAAAATGGAAAACTTAGTTCACTCTGAAGAGTATCAATTTTGAAAATCCCATTAAAAGGCCAGTCTATCCCAAACAAAGTTCAAACAAACATACCCAGTTATTTCCTTCCAGCTGACAATAGAAAGAGGTTGCAACATATCCTGCAATCCCGGATGTCAGTGCATATATGACCACCAGAGCAGTAAACAAAGCTCCTCGATTGTATGGATAAAAAACACCAACCAGtgcaagaataaaaatgaatatagtCCTGGAAGCACATCAAAGGAATcgcaatattaaatattagtctttataacCAAAAGCCAGCATGATAAGAAATTAAGTATCAAGATCCAGAATTGACATGCAGATGAGTTCCTTACAGAGTGAAAAGCTGGGTGCCAGAACCAAGGGCTGCAGCAAACAAAGACTTGTACTTTGGATATCTGAATACATCACCATGGATGTATTTCCATCCAGTCTCTTCTTGATCATCAGCTGCTTCTTCGTCTTGTGCATACCTTGAAGGAATACACATGTATTATAAAAAAGTAGagacaattaagcataaaaataaactatcaCAGCAGTTGATCAATAAATCTTACTTCACAAAATCATTCTTCAAGACCCGCATGAGAATTGTAGCGAGAAAACCAGTCAAAAGAAGAACAGTGACACAAGAGTTAATTATGGAAAACCAATGGATTTCCAAGTGATGTGGGAGCGAAGAAGATAGAGAATACTTGTCCATTCTCTTCTCGAAAGGAATATCTGTTTCCTTCCATTTCACAGTATAAAGGAACTCGGCTTCGACTTCCTTATCCTCTGTTAGATCCAACAATGCTTGAGGATCCATCCGGACACTAACTTCAATCACGCGGTCCTTATTGTAAAGAACATCAAATTGGATATGCTTATAAAGGAAGTATTTGTATTCGCTGGGATCAGTTTTGCCATCCTTGTCAACCTTTCCGATAAATCCCCAAATAGGGAGATCGTCATAGTACATTTGGAAGTAATAGTCTTTATCAATCGCGGATCTGAAGTGAGCAACATCCTCCTTCGAAAGCTTCTTCCGACAAACACCTTCCGAACTTTTCTCATCTCTGAAATTTAGTTGGTAGGGAGCACTAACTAGGCGATCTCCATTCAACACCTCACCAAGagcttcttttttctctttcacaTGAtctatcattcaaaattcaaacaatcatcaaaataattgaataaaaaaaacttcTTATTAGTTCAATCACAATTTTACTCCTTCGCCTCAAAGCTTCTCAAGTAGTTTCATGCATTAATTGTGAAATGTAGCAACTTAAAAGATCtaatttcattatattaacagcaaataaaaaatccaTCTAC comes from Ricinus communis isolate WT05 ecotype wild-type chromosome 5, ASM1957865v1, whole genome shotgun sequence and encodes:
- the LOC8268139 gene encoding transmembrane 9 superfamily member 2 — encoded protein: MDNSLTILLLSLLFSYSITLIRSDASDHRYKEGDPVPLYANKVGPFHNPSETYRYFDLPFCVPDHVKEKKEALGEVLNGDRLVSAPYQLNFRDEKSSEGVCRKKLSKEDVAHFRSAIDKDYYFQMYYDDLPIWGFIGKVDKDGKTDPSEYKYFLYKHIQFDVLYNKDRVIEVSVRMDPQALLDLTEDKEVEAEFLYTVKWKETDIPFEKRMDKYSLSSSLPHHLEIHWFSIINSCVTVLLLTGFLATILMRVLKNDFVKYAQDEEAADDQEETGWKYIHGDVFRYPKYKSLFAAALGSGTQLFTLTIFIFILALVGVFYPYNRGALFTALVVIYALTSGIAGYVATSFYCQLEGNNWVRNLLLTGCLFCGPLFLTFCFLNTVAIVYSATAALPFGTIVVIVLIWTLVTSPLLVLGGIAGKNSKAEFQAPCRTTKYPREIPQLPWYRSTLPQMAMAGFLPFSAIYIELYYIFASVWGHRIYTIYSILFIVFIILLIVTAFITVALTYFQLAAEDHEWWWRSFLCGGSTGLFIYAYCLYYYYARSDMSGFMQTSFFFGYMACICYGFFLMLGTVGFRASLLFVRHIYRSIKCE